A section of the Equus caballus isolate H_3958 breed thoroughbred chromosome 21, TB-T2T, whole genome shotgun sequence genome encodes:
- the SREK1 gene encoding splicing regulatory glutamine/lysine-rich protein 1 isoform X4 has product MTSLMPGAGLLPIPTPNPLTTLGVSLSSLGAIPAAALDPNIATLGEIPQPPLMGNVDPSKIDEIRRTVYVGNLNSQTTTADQLLEFFKQVGEVKFVRMAGDETQPTRFAFVEFADQNSVPRALAFNGVMFGDRPLKINHSNNAIVKPPEMTPQAAAKELEEVMKRVREAQSFISAAIEPESGKSNERKGGRSRSHTRSKSRSSSKSHSRRKRSQSKHRSRSHNRSRSRQKDRRRSKSPHRKRSKSRERRKSRSRSRSRDKRKDTREKIKEKERVKEKDREKERDKERDREKEREKEKERGKNKDKDREKDKDRDKDKEKDREREREKEHEKERDKEKEKEQDKEKDREKDRSKEIDEKRKKDKKSRTPPRSYNASRRSRSSSRERRRRRSRSSSRSPRTSKTMKRKSSRSPSPRRNKKDKKREKERDHISERRERERSTSTRKSSNDRDGKEKLEKNSTSLKEKEHNKEPDSSVGKEVDDKDAPRTEENKVQQNGSCQPNEENLSTKTEAV; this is encoded by the exons ctGGGTGTTTCCCTTAGTAGTTTGGGGGCTATACCGGCAGCAGCACTAGATCCCAACATCGCAACACTTGGAGAGATCCCACAGCCGCCGCTCATGGGAAATGTGGACCCTTCCAAGATCGACGAGATTAGGAGAACAGTCTATGTTGGCAATTTGAATTCCCAG ACAACAACAGCTGATCAGCtacttgaattttttaaacaagttGGAGAAGTGAAGTTTGTGCGGATGGCAGGTGATGAGACTCAGCCAACTCGGTTTGCTTTTGTGGAATTTGCAGACCAAAATTCTGTACCAAGGGCCCTTGCTTTTAATGGAGTTATGTTTGGAGACAGGCCACTGAA aataaATCACTCCAACAATGCAATAGTAAAACCCCCTGAGATGACACCTCAGGCTGCAGCTAAGGAGTTAGAAGAAGTAATGAAGCGAGTACGAGAGGCTCAGTCCTTTATCTCAGCAGCTATTGAACCAG AGTCTGGAAAGAGCAATGAAAGAAAAGGCGGTCGATCTCGTTCCCACACTCGTTCAAAATCCAGGTCTAGCTCAAAATCCCATTCTAGAAGGAAAAGGTCACAGTCAAAACACAG gAGTAGATCCCATAATAGATCACGTTCAAGACAAAAAGACAGACGTAGGTCTAAGAGCCCACATAGAAAACGCTCTAAATCGAGGGAGAGACGGAAGTCAAGGAGTCGTTCGCGCTCACG ggaCAAGAGAAAAGACACCCGAGAAAAgatcaaggaaaaggaaagagtgaaagaaaaagatagagaaaaggaaagggataaagagagagacagggaaaaggaacgtgaaaaagaaaaggaacggggtaaaaacaaagataaagaccGGGAAAAGGACAAGGACCGGGataaagacaaggaaaaggacagagagagagagcgggAAAAAGAGCATGAAAAGGAGcgagacaaagagaaggaaaaggaacaggACAAAGAAAAGGACCGAGAAAAGGACAGATCCAAAGAGatagatgagaaaagaaagaaggataaaaaatCCAGAACACCACCCAGAAGTTACAATGCATCAAGAAGATCTCGTAGTTCCAGCAG GGAAAGGCGTAGGAGAAGGAGCAGGAGTTCTTCCAGGTCACCAAGAACATCAAAAACCATGAAAAGAAAGTCTTCTAGGTCTCCGTCCCCTAGGAG AAATAAGaaggataaaaagagagaaaaagaaagggaccACATcagtgaaagaagagagagagaacggTCAACCTCTACAAGAAAGAGTTCTAATGACAGAGATGGGAAGGAAAAGCTGGAGAAGAACAGCACTTCACTTAAA GAAAAGGAGCACAATAAAGAACCAGATTCAAGTGTGGGCAAAGAAGTAGATGACAAGGATGCACCAAGGACTGAGGAAAACAAAGTACAGCAAAATGGGAGTTGTCAGCCAAATGAAGAAAACCTCTCTACCAAAACAGAAGCAGTATAG
- the SREK1 gene encoding splicing regulatory glutamine/lysine-rich protein 1 isoform X3 has protein sequence MTSLMPGAGLLPIPTPNPLTTLGVSLSSLGAIPAAALDPNIATLGEIPQPPLMGNVDPSKIDEIRRTVYVGNLNSQTTTADQLLEFFKQVGEVKFVRMAGDETQPTRFAFVEFADQNSVPRALAFNGVMFGDRPLKINHSNNAIVKPPEMTPQAAAKELEEVMKRVREAQSFISAAIEPESGKSNERKGGRSRSHTRSKSRSSSKSHSRRKRSQSKHRSRSHNRSRSRQKDRRRSKSPHRKRSKSRERRKSRSRSRSRDKRKDTREKIKEKERVKEKDREKERDKERDREKEREKEKERGKNKDKDREKDKDRDKDKEKDREREREKEHEKERDKEKEKEQDKEKDREKDRSKEIDEKRKKDKKSRTPPRSYNASRRSRSSSRERRRRRSRSSSRSPRTSKTMKRKSSRSPSPRSRNKKDKKREKERDHISERRERERSTSTRKSSNDRDGKEKLEKNSTSLKEKEHNKEPDSSVGKEVDDKDAPRTEENKVQQNGSCQPNEENLSTKTEAV, from the exons ctGGGTGTTTCCCTTAGTAGTTTGGGGGCTATACCGGCAGCAGCACTAGATCCCAACATCGCAACACTTGGAGAGATCCCACAGCCGCCGCTCATGGGAAATGTGGACCCTTCCAAGATCGACGAGATTAGGAGAACAGTCTATGTTGGCAATTTGAATTCCCAG ACAACAACAGCTGATCAGCtacttgaattttttaaacaagttGGAGAAGTGAAGTTTGTGCGGATGGCAGGTGATGAGACTCAGCCAACTCGGTTTGCTTTTGTGGAATTTGCAGACCAAAATTCTGTACCAAGGGCCCTTGCTTTTAATGGAGTTATGTTTGGAGACAGGCCACTGAA aataaATCACTCCAACAATGCAATAGTAAAACCCCCTGAGATGACACCTCAGGCTGCAGCTAAGGAGTTAGAAGAAGTAATGAAGCGAGTACGAGAGGCTCAGTCCTTTATCTCAGCAGCTATTGAACCAG AGTCTGGAAAGAGCAATGAAAGAAAAGGCGGTCGATCTCGTTCCCACACTCGTTCAAAATCCAGGTCTAGCTCAAAATCCCATTCTAGAAGGAAAAGGTCACAGTCAAAACACAG gAGTAGATCCCATAATAGATCACGTTCAAGACAAAAAGACAGACGTAGGTCTAAGAGCCCACATAGAAAACGCTCTAAATCGAGGGAGAGACGGAAGTCAAGGAGTCGTTCGCGCTCACG ggaCAAGAGAAAAGACACCCGAGAAAAgatcaaggaaaaggaaagagtgaaagaaaaagatagagaaaaggaaagggataaagagagagacagggaaaaggaacgtgaaaaagaaaaggaacggggtaaaaacaaagataaagaccGGGAAAAGGACAAGGACCGGGataaagacaaggaaaaggacagagagagagagcgggAAAAAGAGCATGAAAAGGAGcgagacaaagagaaggaaaaggaacaggACAAAGAAAAGGACCGAGAAAAGGACAGATCCAAAGAGatagatgagaaaagaaagaaggataaaaaatCCAGAACACCACCCAGAAGTTACAATGCATCAAGAAGATCTCGTAGTTCCAGCAG GGAAAGGCGTAGGAGAAGGAGCAGGAGTTCTTCCAGGTCACCAAGAACATCAAAAACCATGAAAAGAAAGTCTTCTAGGTCTCCGTCCCCTAGGAG CAGAAATAAGaaggataaaaagagagaaaaagaaagggaccACATcagtgaaagaagagagagagaacggTCAACCTCTACAAGAAAGAGTTCTAATGACAGAGATGGGAAGGAAAAGCTGGAGAAGAACAGCACTTCACTTAAA GAAAAGGAGCACAATAAAGAACCAGATTCAAGTGTGGGCAAAGAAGTAGATGACAAGGATGCACCAAGGACTGAGGAAAACAAAGTACAGCAAAATGGGAGTTGTCAGCCAAATGAAGAAAACCTCTCTACCAAAACAGAAGCAGTATAG
- the SREK1 gene encoding splicing regulatory glutamine/lysine-rich protein 1 isoform X5, which yields MTPQAAAKELEEVMKRVREAQSFISAAIEPESGKSNERKGGRSRSHTRSKSRSSSKSHSRRKRSQSKHRSRSHNRSRSRQKDRRRSKSPHRKRSKSRERRKSRSRSRSRDKRKDTREKIKEKERVKEKDREKERDKERDREKEREKEKERGKNKDKDREKDKDRDKDKEKDREREREKEHEKERDKEKEKEQDKEKDREKDRSKEIDEKRKKDKKSRTPPRSYNASRRSRSSSRERRRRRSRSSSRSPRTSKTMKRKSSRSPSPRSRNKKDKKREKERDHISERRERERSTSTRKSSNDRDGKEKLEKNSTSLKEKEHNKEPDSSVGKEVDDKDAPRTEENKVQQNGSCQPNEENLSTKTEAV from the exons ATGACACCTCAGGCTGCAGCTAAGGAGTTAGAAGAAGTAATGAAGCGAGTACGAGAGGCTCAGTCCTTTATCTCAGCAGCTATTGAACCAG AGTCTGGAAAGAGCAATGAAAGAAAAGGCGGTCGATCTCGTTCCCACACTCGTTCAAAATCCAGGTCTAGCTCAAAATCCCATTCTAGAAGGAAAAGGTCACAGTCAAAACACAG gAGTAGATCCCATAATAGATCACGTTCAAGACAAAAAGACAGACGTAGGTCTAAGAGCCCACATAGAAAACGCTCTAAATCGAGGGAGAGACGGAAGTCAAGGAGTCGTTCGCGCTCACG ggaCAAGAGAAAAGACACCCGAGAAAAgatcaaggaaaaggaaagagtgaaagaaaaagatagagaaaaggaaagggataaagagagagacagggaaaaggaacgtgaaaaagaaaaggaacggggtaaaaacaaagataaagaccGGGAAAAGGACAAGGACCGGGataaagacaaggaaaaggacagagagagagagcgggAAAAAGAGCATGAAAAGGAGcgagacaaagagaaggaaaaggaacaggACAAAGAAAAGGACCGAGAAAAGGACAGATCCAAAGAGatagatgagaaaagaaagaaggataaaaaatCCAGAACACCACCCAGAAGTTACAATGCATCAAGAAGATCTCGTAGTTCCAGCAG GGAAAGGCGTAGGAGAAGGAGCAGGAGTTCTTCCAGGTCACCAAGAACATCAAAAACCATGAAAAGAAAGTCTTCTAGGTCTCCGTCCCCTAGGAG CAGAAATAAGaaggataaaaagagagaaaaagaaagggaccACATcagtgaaagaagagagagagaacggTCAACCTCTACAAGAAAGAGTTCTAATGACAGAGATGGGAAGGAAAAGCTGGAGAAGAACAGCACTTCACTTAAA GAAAAGGAGCACAATAAAGAACCAGATTCAAGTGTGGGCAAAGAAGTAGATGACAAGGATGCACCAAGGACTGAGGAAAACAAAGTACAGCAAAATGGGAGTTGTCAGCCAAATGAAGAAAACCTCTCTACCAAAACAGAAGCAGTATAG